TTCGTCATCGAGGTCAAGACTACGACCCAGCTTTACGGGATCATCGAGAAACTGCGCAATCTCGAGTCCGTCCACGAGGTGACGCGCTCCTCGGCGGGGTGAGATAGGGGGCCGTGACGCTCACGGCGTCAGGAACAGGAAAGGGGTTTCGGCATGCGGCTGGAATCCCTTTTTTGTCATGGCGTGAAGGCTTTTTTGGGGTGAGGAGGTGCGTTGAAAGGCATGGATTCCCGCCTTCGCGGGAATGACTCGATACTGACTCGTAACGATGTGTCATTCCCGCGAAGGCGGGAATCCATGGGCGAAGGTCCGAGCGTTTTCGTTTCGGATGGCGTCATTCCCGCGAAGGCGGGAATCCATGCCGTTTGTCCGAAACGACCGCCGCTGGGGCGCGGTCAGCCCACGCTGACCAGTTCGATCTCGAAGGTCAGGGCGAAGCCCGCCAGGGGGTGGTTGGCGTCGAGGGTGACGTCGGTGTCGTCGAGCTCCACGATCAGGGCCGGGATCTCGTTGCCATCGGGGGAACGCAGGACGAGCTGCTCGCCCAGGGCAGGCTTGATCTCCGCCGGGAAGGACGTGCGCGGGATGCTGATGACCATCTCCTCGTTGTGGGCGCCGTAGGCCTCCTCCTCGGGGATGGTCACGGTCACGCTCTGGCCCGGTTCCAGCCCGACGATGGCCTTTTCGAAACCGGGAATGACCATGTCCTGGCCGAGGATGACTTCGAGGGGTTCGCGGCCCCGGGAGGAGTCGAACTGGGTGCCGTCGTCCAGGGTGCCGGTGTAGTGAACCAGAACCCTGGTTCCTGCTGCAAGTGCCATGATGCGTCCTTCTTCGGTAAGAGTGTTGGGAAAGTTATCCGGCGCGTTCAAGGTCCCTGAGCCAGACCTCCAGGGCGTTGGGCTGTCCGGGCTGGTGGTCGTCGGGGTAGAGCAGGGCCGACATGTAGAAGACGCTGCCGATGTCCAGGCTGCGCCGGGCGCTTTGGGAGAACATGTCCAGCCGGTTTTCGACCATGGGCCGCCGTTCGGGGCTGATGGCCTGCAGCAAGGGCGCGGCGTCCTCCGCCAAGCTCGCCAGGAGTTCGGCCTTGCGGCGCATGCCTTCGCGGTATCCGTCGTCGTCGCCCTTGCTGTGCAGGAGATCCAGGGCGGTTTCCTCCGCC
This genomic interval from Desulfomicrobium escambiense DSM 10707 contains the following:
- a CDS encoding FKBP-type peptidyl-prolyl cis-trans isomerase; protein product: MALAAGTRVLVHYTGTLDDGTQFDSSRGREPLEVILGQDMVIPGFEKAIVGLEPGQSVTVTIPEEEAYGAHNEEMVISIPRTSFPAEIKPALGEQLVLRSPDGNEIPALIVELDDTDVTLDANHPLAGFALTFEIELVSVG